One genomic region from Spirosoma sp. KCTC 42546 encodes:
- a CDS encoding MFS transporter encodes MLTKPAPPDLKTLLDTQPMSSFQILMVAICFILNMNDGIDVLVVSFTGSEIVREWSLSKSELGYIFSAGLAGMTAGCFLLAPFGDKIGRRTMFIIALSLITTGMLLSSLVGAYYQLLLCRLITGLGIGGILPSLAAVAAEFSNNKRRDFSVGFVQAGWPIGAILAGFFTAWAIPLFGWRSAYLAAGLVSALMLLSIVLFMPESLAFLIGRQPKNALRQVNQLLTRMGQASISVLPPTATSHAAVPISDLFTPEYRASTIRLWIGIFFGMMTLYTVMSWVPTLAKDAGMPFELATYIGTALNLGAFSGSLSFGLLAGRIGLRKLILLFMVIAFGSMVLYGNLSMTYWLMFMMTFFIGFFVQGGFNGFYPTTARVYPARMRTTGVGLSMGIGRFGAILGPTLFGMLSDAELSKSLLFVLFSAPLLVAGVMAFTIPSKNLD; translated from the coding sequence ATGCTTACCAAACCCGCTCCGCCCGACCTGAAAACACTGCTGGACACCCAGCCAATGAGTTCCTTTCAGATTCTGATGGTAGCCATCTGCTTTATTCTGAATATGAACGACGGTATCGACGTGCTGGTGGTGTCGTTTACGGGCTCGGAGATTGTCCGCGAATGGTCGTTGTCGAAAAGCGAGTTGGGGTATATTTTCAGTGCCGGGCTAGCGGGAATGACGGCGGGCTGCTTTTTGCTGGCTCCTTTCGGGGATAAAATTGGGCGTCGTACGATGTTTATCATTGCTTTATCCCTAATTACCACCGGCATGCTGCTATCATCTCTGGTAGGGGCCTATTACCAGTTACTACTCTGCCGACTCATCACTGGGCTGGGCATTGGCGGTATTCTGCCCTCTCTGGCAGCGGTGGCGGCTGAGTTTTCCAATAATAAACGACGCGATTTCAGCGTGGGCTTTGTCCAGGCTGGTTGGCCAATCGGGGCTATTCTGGCGGGCTTTTTTACGGCCTGGGCTATTCCCTTGTTTGGCTGGCGGTCAGCGTACTTAGCTGCTGGATTGGTTTCGGCACTGATGCTGCTGAGCATTGTCCTGTTCATGCCCGAATCACTGGCGTTTCTGATCGGGCGGCAGCCTAAAAACGCCCTCCGTCAGGTCAATCAGCTACTAACTCGCATGGGGCAGGCCAGCATTAGTGTGCTCCCTCCTACGGCCACCAGTCACGCTGCGGTACCAATTAGCGACTTATTTACGCCGGAATACCGGGCATCGACGATACGCTTGTGGATCGGCATTTTCTTTGGGATGATGACCTTATATACCGTTATGAGCTGGGTACCCACACTGGCTAAAGATGCGGGAATGCCATTTGAACTGGCTACTTATATTGGCACAGCGCTAAATCTGGGGGCCTTTAGCGGGAGTCTTTCGTTTGGGCTACTGGCAGGTCGCATTGGGTTGCGTAAACTGATACTTCTGTTTATGGTCATTGCCTTTGGCAGTATGGTTTTGTACGGCAATCTCTCGATGACCTATTGGCTGATGTTCATGATGACGTTCTTCATCGGTTTTTTTGTGCAGGGCGGCTTCAACGGTTTCTACCCGACCACGGCCCGCGTATACCCGGCCCGCATGCGCACCACCGGCGTAGGGCTGTCCATGGGTATCGGGCGATTCGGTGCTATATTAGGGCCCACGCTCTTTGGGATGCTGTCGGATGCGGAACTCAGCAAATCACTGCTGTTCGTTCTGTTCTCAGCTCCGCTGCTGGTGGCCGGTGTCATGGCCTTTACAATTCCTTCCAAAAACCTGGATTGA
- a CDS encoding zinc-binding dehydrogenase encodes MKAAFLQAPKHIHVQDISIPEPGFGEVRIKLKQIGICGSDVHLFLGHRQLDTPTVIGHEGLGYIDKIGTGVSDRSLGERVVIEPNIPCRHCRYCVSGRGNICINKRVIGLNEAGCFAEYVVVPADFCWKVPDSISDDDAVTVEPMAVALHALLTSSAKPGDTIAVIGLGAIGLLVTHLALSLGYQVFVTEISSTKVRLAESLGAIALCPTGSPAEQQAALAEAWLANDVCAVFECAGAAATASLVTAAAPRGSEIVLVGLSGHAATFTPLKIAREGIHIVPSIIYDHPVDFKRTLQLMAARIIRPGFIISRKIELDNLQSALELAALGEDSKILITI; translated from the coding sequence ATGAAAGCTGCTTTCCTTCAAGCGCCTAAACACATTCATGTACAGGACATTTCTATCCCAGAACCAGGCTTTGGCGAAGTACGTATAAAGTTGAAACAGATTGGTATTTGTGGCTCTGATGTACACCTGTTTTTGGGCCATCGCCAGTTAGACACGCCAACTGTTATTGGCCACGAAGGGCTAGGCTATATCGATAAAATTGGGACGGGTGTCTCGGATCGTTCACTGGGCGAACGGGTTGTTATTGAACCCAATATTCCCTGTCGGCACTGCCGCTATTGTGTATCTGGCCGGGGTAACATCTGCATCAATAAGCGGGTCATAGGTCTGAATGAAGCCGGGTGCTTTGCCGAATACGTTGTAGTGCCCGCCGATTTCTGCTGGAAGGTACCCGATAGCATTTCTGACGACGATGCCGTGACCGTTGAGCCCATGGCCGTAGCCTTACATGCGCTACTAACCTCCAGTGCCAAACCCGGCGATACAATTGCGGTCATTGGCCTGGGTGCCATTGGATTATTGGTTACGCACCTGGCGTTATCTCTTGGCTATCAGGTATTCGTAACCGAAATCAGTTCAACTAAAGTACGATTAGCCGAAAGTCTGGGCGCTATTGCCCTTTGCCCAACGGGAAGCCCGGCTGAGCAACAGGCGGCTTTAGCGGAGGCCTGGCTAGCCAACGATGTGTGCGCCGTATTTGAATGCGCAGGAGCTGCGGCTACAGCATCTCTTGTAACGGCGGCAGCGCCCCGTGGGTCAGAAATTGTGCTGGTGGGTCTGTCGGGACATGCAGCTACGTTTACGCCACTCAAAATCGCCCGCGAAGGTATTCATATCGTTCCGTCCATCATTTATGACCACCCGGTTGATTTTAAACGGACACTCCAGTTGATGGCAGCCCGCATCATTCGTCCAGGCTTTATCATCTCCCGAAAAATTGAACTCGACAACCTGCAATCCGCTTTGGAACTGGCCGCGCTGGGTGAAGACAGCAAAATTTTAATTACTATATAA
- a CDS encoding outer membrane lipoprotein-sorting protein gives MKINTLLASTLAIFVSISASAQTVDEIIDKHVAALGGMDKLSAVKTLYTERSLSVQGMEIPSKSTVLVGKALRTESSVMGNSMIQVVDGTTGWMIRPAMMGGTGDPEDMPADQVKQQLGQLDPFGPLINYKTKGNTVELVGKEKVDGKDAYHLKVTTKEGQTLDEFIDATSYLASKIKMTMNGQAGEINFSNYKDVDGIKFANTMDMTSAQGNLTFTTEKVTVNGKVDESIFKKPAK, from the coding sequence ATGAAAATCAACACACTTCTGGCCTCAACCCTGGCCATCTTCGTCTCGATCAGTGCCAGTGCTCAAACCGTGGACGAAATCATTGACAAACACGTTGCGGCCCTGGGTGGCATGGACAAACTGAGCGCCGTAAAAACGCTCTATACCGAACGGTCACTGTCGGTACAAGGCATGGAAATCCCCAGTAAATCAACGGTTTTGGTCGGTAAAGCATTGCGCACCGAATCGTCGGTAATGGGCAACTCAATGATTCAGGTGGTGGATGGCACAACAGGCTGGATGATTCGTCCGGCCATGATGGGTGGCACGGGCGATCCTGAGGATATGCCTGCCGACCAGGTTAAACAGCAACTGGGCCAGCTTGATCCATTCGGGCCGCTGATAAATTACAAAACCAAAGGCAATACGGTTGAGTTGGTCGGCAAAGAGAAAGTAGACGGCAAGGATGCCTACCATTTGAAAGTGACCACCAAAGAAGGCCAAACGTTGGATGAATTCATCGATGCAACTTCGTATCTGGCGAGCAAAATCAAAATGACGATGAATGGTCAGGCTGGTGAAATAAACTTTTCAAATTATAAAGATGTAGATGGGATCAAGTTTGCCAACACCATGGACATGACGTCGGCACAGGGGAACCTCACCTTTACAACCGAGAAAGTGACGGTTAATGGCAAAGTAGACGAGTCTATTTTCAAGAAACCAGCCAAGTAA
- a CDS encoding ATP-binding protein, which translates to MRTFNTNYNYPFLSGGGELGELIRTYDWSTSPLGTPDQWPTSLRTLVNMMLTSRFPMLIFWGPELITFYNDAFRPSLGDNGKHPSSLGQRGEQSWAESWPVIGPMIYTIMAGGDAVWFEDQKLPLYRDGQMGYAYWTYSFSPLIGDTDSVNGVLVTCSETTKAVESLQQLNETNAELKQSLEQNIALREEQHASQQQTKESEAKFRTLVEQAPIAACLFIGRELRIEIANQIMLRFWGKDASILGLPLEKALPELKSQPFLKILDDVFTSGTTYEACDTRVELMVDNHLGAYYFDLTYKPLYDADGNVYAIMAMAIDVTKPVQSRITLEENEARLQELSMDLERQVQERTQQLENSVQELKRSNENLQQFAYIASHDLQEPLRKVQQFGDLLKNQYIDTLGDGAIYLERMQSAASRMSTLIRDLLSYSRISTRQDHTTLVSLQQVVTMVLVDLELRIQETGALVEVEGLPEIYGDQAQLEQLFMNLINNALKFHKPKTRPVVTIRVQTLPSVKLPASIKLARPTLAYHRIDIADNGIGFDEKYLNRIFQVFQRLHGKSEFAGTGIGLAICEKVVFNHGGAITARSKSGQGATFSVYLPV; encoded by the coding sequence TTGAGAACATTTAATACCAACTATAACTATCCTTTTCTGAGCGGAGGTGGTGAACTGGGTGAACTAATCCGAACCTACGATTGGTCAACATCGCCCCTGGGTACACCAGACCAGTGGCCCACCAGTCTGCGTACGCTAGTCAATATGATGCTTACCTCCCGCTTCCCAATGCTCATTTTCTGGGGACCGGAATTGATTACCTTTTATAACGACGCCTTCCGGCCCAGCCTGGGCGACAATGGAAAGCACCCTTCTTCTTTAGGGCAACGGGGCGAACAAAGCTGGGCTGAATCCTGGCCGGTTATCGGCCCTATGATTTACACGATCATGGCCGGTGGAGATGCCGTATGGTTTGAAGACCAAAAGCTGCCTCTATATCGGGATGGCCAGATGGGTTATGCTTACTGGACGTACAGTTTCAGCCCCCTTATTGGCGACACTGATTCGGTGAATGGTGTTCTGGTCACCTGCTCGGAAACCACCAAAGCGGTAGAAAGCCTGCAACAACTCAATGAGACAAATGCGGAACTGAAACAGTCGCTGGAGCAGAATATTGCACTACGGGAGGAGCAACATGCCTCCCAGCAACAGACAAAAGAAAGCGAAGCCAAATTCCGAACGCTGGTTGAACAGGCGCCCATAGCGGCTTGCCTGTTTATAGGCCGGGAACTCCGCATTGAGATTGCCAACCAGATCATGCTTCGGTTCTGGGGTAAGGACGCTTCTATTCTGGGGCTACCCCTGGAAAAAGCTCTACCCGAGTTGAAAAGTCAACCGTTTCTAAAAATCCTCGACGATGTTTTTACCAGTGGAACGACCTATGAGGCCTGCGATACCCGCGTTGAGCTAATGGTCGATAATCATCTGGGAGCATACTACTTCGATTTAACGTACAAGCCTCTATATGATGCTGACGGCAACGTTTATGCCATTATGGCCATGGCCATTGATGTTACCAAGCCGGTTCAGTCCCGAATTACGTTAGAAGAAAACGAAGCCCGCTTACAGGAATTGTCGATGGATCTGGAGCGGCAAGTTCAGGAGCGCACTCAGCAACTGGAAAACTCGGTTCAGGAACTGAAACGATCCAATGAAAACCTCCAGCAGTTCGCTTATATTGCCTCCCATGACCTACAGGAGCCACTGCGTAAAGTCCAGCAATTCGGGGATTTGCTAAAGAATCAATATATAGATACGCTGGGTGATGGGGCTATCTATTTGGAACGAATGCAGTCGGCGGCCAGCCGCATGTCTACCCTGATTCGAGATCTGCTCAGTTACTCGCGCATTTCAACCCGCCAGGATCACACAACGTTAGTGTCGTTGCAACAGGTGGTTACTATGGTCCTTGTTGATTTAGAACTGCGCATTCAGGAAACAGGGGCGCTTGTGGAGGTGGAGGGCTTACCCGAAATTTATGGCGATCAGGCTCAGCTGGAGCAGCTTTTTATGAATCTCATCAACAATGCGCTGAAGTTTCACAAACCGAAGACCAGACCCGTTGTGACTATCCGTGTTCAGACCTTACCCTCTGTAAAGCTCCCGGCTTCGATTAAATTGGCGCGCCCAACCCTGGCCTATCACCGCATTGATATAGCAGATAATGGCATTGGGTTCGATGAAAAGTATCTGAACCGCATTTTCCAGGTCTTTCAGCGCCTACACGGCAAAAGCGAATTTGCCGGTACAGGTATCGGACTGGCAATCTGCGAGAAAGTAGTATTTAATCATGGTGGCGCCATTACCGCCCGTAGTAAGTCTGGTCAGGGAGCCACCTTTAGCGTGTACCTCCCCGTATAA
- a CDS encoding PQQ-dependent sugar dehydrogenase has protein sequence MTKPSYSLQFTVGRLFVYVLLAFVGIDASWAQNKLKGEALFDANCASCHNFKQDGIGPQLGGLKGIVAPGYMAEFIKSPRTMIDARVARALDKFKKFGTLMPDFKQLGEKDINDLTAFILDKPAPKAAVSSGKAALENPIVPSIAKSDLVLTIQKITQFPFTNKTQPRTRINKMGVHPITKEILVEDLQGKIYRLTNNYQPEVYFEATDHFKNFTNSPGLATGLGSFAFHPDYAKNGLFYTTHSEPNTTVKADFTYADSIPVRLQWVVTEWTVDNPSSSVFSGKSRELLRVNVVDQIHGMQEIAFSPYAKPADPDYGLLYIGMGDGGAVEQGYPFIPRNKNHIWGKVLRIDPTGRTSKNGKYGIPNSNPYVNKDGLDEVYAEGFRNPNRISWTKDGRILVSNIGQRQVESIYLLKPGKNYGWPDREGTFLIESPARTNSVYPLPKNDATYGYTYPVVQFDHDEGNAIMGGFEYTGSQIPKLKGKYIFGEIVRGRVFYVNLNEVKEGSQATIHEISIAMDGKQTTLKELSKANKVDLRIGQDAAGELYLFTKADGMMYKVSK, from the coding sequence ATGACTAAACCTAGCTACTCGTTACAGTTCACTGTAGGCAGATTATTTGTGTATGTACTACTTGCTTTCGTAGGCATTGACGCTTCATGGGCACAGAATAAACTAAAGGGCGAAGCTCTATTTGACGCTAACTGTGCCAGTTGCCATAATTTCAAACAGGATGGTATTGGTCCACAGCTTGGTGGATTGAAAGGAATCGTGGCCCCAGGCTATATGGCCGAATTTATCAAAAGTCCCAGGACAATGATTGATGCAAGGGTTGCCCGGGCTTTAGATAAATTCAAAAAATTTGGCACATTAATGCCTGATTTTAAGCAGTTAGGCGAAAAAGACATCAATGATCTAACAGCCTTTATTCTGGACAAGCCCGCTCCTAAAGCTGCGGTTTCTTCCGGTAAAGCTGCTTTAGAAAACCCGATAGTTCCTTCGATTGCCAAGTCGGATCTTGTTCTGACTATCCAGAAAATAACCCAGTTCCCGTTTACGAACAAAACGCAGCCACGCACACGGATCAATAAGATGGGCGTTCATCCCATCACAAAGGAAATTCTGGTCGAAGACCTACAAGGAAAAATCTACAGATTGACTAACAACTATCAGCCCGAGGTGTATTTTGAGGCCACAGACCATTTTAAAAACTTCACCAACTCGCCTGGCCTGGCAACGGGCTTAGGCAGCTTTGCCTTTCATCCAGACTATGCTAAAAATGGGCTTTTTTATACGACCCATTCCGAACCAAATACGACCGTAAAAGCAGATTTTACGTATGCCGACAGTATCCCCGTCCGATTGCAATGGGTAGTTACGGAATGGACGGTGGACAACCCCAGCTCGAGCGTTTTTAGCGGAAAATCCCGCGAATTGCTTCGGGTAAATGTAGTCGACCAGATTCATGGCATGCAGGAAATTGCCTTCAGCCCCTACGCAAAGCCAGCCGATCCCGATTATGGGCTACTCTACATTGGCATGGGCGATGGTGGTGCCGTTGAACAGGGATACCCGTTTATTCCCAGAAACAAAAACCATATCTGGGGAAAGGTACTTCGGATAGACCCCACGGGCAGAACAAGTAAAAATGGGAAATATGGTATCCCGAACTCCAACCCGTATGTTAATAAAGATGGACTGGATGAAGTATATGCCGAAGGGTTTCGTAACCCGAACCGAATTTCGTGGACGAAAGATGGGCGGATACTGGTTTCCAATATAGGACAACGGCAAGTCGAATCCATTTACCTGCTGAAGCCCGGTAAAAATTACGGCTGGCCCGATCGGGAGGGTACCTTTCTCATTGAGTCGCCTGCCAGAACCAACAGCGTGTATCCCCTGCCTAAAAATGACGCTACCTATGGATATACCTACCCGGTGGTTCAATTCGATCACGACGAGGGAAACGCCATCATGGGCGGCTTTGAATACACGGGAAGCCAGATACCGAAGTTGAAAGGCAAATATATTTTTGGCGAAATCGTGAGGGGACGGGTTTTCTACGTCAATCTCAACGAGGTAAAAGAAGGCTCGCAGGCTACGATTCATGAAATTTCCATCGCTATGGATGGTAAACAGACAACCCTGAAAGAACTGAGCAAAGCCAATAAAGTGGATCTGCGAATCGGGCAGGATGCCGCTGGTGAACTTTATCTGTTCACCAAGGCCGACGGGATGATGTATAAAGTTTCAAAGTAG
- the kdpA gene encoding potassium-transporting ATPase subunit KdpA translates to MTTEWIGVIVMYGLTVLLAIPLGKYLANVFKGEPTAFDFMKPLERLIYRIGGVDETADLTWKQNLAALLTINLVWLVLAFVLLLTQGSLPLNPDGNPSQTPDLAFNTAISFMVNCDLQHYSGESGLTYLTQLAVILFLMFTSAATGIAAAVLLFRSFMPKMTETVGNFYVLFTRSITRLLLPGSLVIALILAFNGTPASFDGKDTIVTLQGDTVGVSRGPAAAMIAIKHLGTNGGGWFGANSAHPLENPNYLTNMVEMIAQMLIPIAMIFALGFFINRKRFAWVIYAVMTIGFLILVIPTIFSELGGNPAIAHMGIAQPTGAMEGKEVRFGPLASAYWSIATTIISTGSVNSMHDSSMAMSGMMELLGMMVNAFYGGVGAGLLNFYYFLIIAVFISGLMVGRTPELFGRKVEAREIKIASIVALLSTLLVKGGTALATWLFINHGDSAWAVQPSAWLNNPGFHGFSEMLYEFTSANANNGSGFEGLGDNNFFWNFSTGIVLILGRFIPIIGPVAIAGLLARKKYVPESSGTLPVDTPTFGLMIFAVIFIITALSFFPALALGPLAEYFSLK, encoded by the coding sequence ATGACAACCGAATGGATAGGCGTTATCGTCATGTATGGGCTCACGGTCCTGCTGGCAATTCCGCTGGGCAAGTATCTTGCTAACGTATTTAAAGGCGAACCCACCGCGTTCGACTTTATGAAGCCGCTGGAACGGCTCATTTACCGCATCGGCGGTGTTGACGAAACCGCCGACCTGACCTGGAAACAGAATTTAGCCGCCCTGCTGACCATTAACCTGGTGTGGCTGGTGCTGGCGTTTGTACTGCTCCTGACCCAGGGAAGCCTGCCGCTCAACCCCGATGGCAACCCCTCGCAGACTCCCGATCTGGCCTTTAACACGGCCATCAGTTTCATGGTCAACTGCGACCTGCAACATTACTCCGGCGAATCAGGCTTGACGTACCTGACGCAACTGGCTGTAATCCTATTCCTGATGTTCACCTCGGCAGCCACCGGGATTGCCGCAGCGGTACTGTTGTTCAGGTCGTTCATGCCGAAGATGACCGAAACGGTCGGCAATTTCTACGTCCTGTTCACCCGCTCGATCACGCGTTTGCTGTTACCCGGCTCCCTCGTGATTGCCCTCATTCTGGCTTTCAACGGCACGCCGGCCAGCTTCGACGGGAAGGATACGATTGTGACCCTGCAGGGCGATACGGTTGGGGTTTCGCGCGGGCCAGCCGCGGCTATGATCGCGATTAAACACCTGGGCACTAATGGTGGAGGCTGGTTCGGCGCCAACTCCGCCCACCCACTGGAGAATCCGAACTACCTGACCAATATGGTCGAAATGATTGCGCAGATGCTGATTCCAATCGCCATGATCTTTGCGCTGGGCTTCTTCATCAACCGCAAACGGTTTGCCTGGGTGATTTACGCGGTAATGACCATCGGGTTTCTGATCCTGGTCATCCCAACGATCTTTAGCGAACTGGGTGGCAACCCGGCCATTGCCCACATGGGCATTGCGCAGCCAACGGGAGCTATGGAAGGCAAAGAAGTGCGGTTTGGCCCCCTGGCCTCGGCCTACTGGAGCATTGCCACAACCATTATTTCGACTGGCTCAGTCAACTCCATGCACGACTCGTCGATGGCGATGTCGGGGATGATGGAACTGCTGGGGATGATGGTCAATGCCTTTTACGGCGGTGTCGGTGCGGGTCTGTTGAACTTTTATTATTTTCTGATCATCGCCGTATTTATTTCGGGACTGATGGTGGGCCGAACGCCCGAACTGTTTGGGCGAAAAGTAGAAGCGCGGGAGATCAAGATCGCGTCGATTGTGGCCTTACTGAGCACGTTGCTGGTAAAAGGGGGGACTGCCCTGGCGACCTGGCTATTTATCAATCATGGCGATTCCGCCTGGGCCGTGCAGCCCTCAGCCTGGCTTAACAACCCTGGCTTTCACGGATTTTCGGAGATGCTGTACGAGTTCACCTCGGCCAACGCCAATAACGGCTCAGGCTTTGAAGGATTGGGAGACAACAACTTCTTCTGGAACTTCTCAACGGGTATCGTCCTGATTCTGGGTCGGTTTATTCCCATCATTGGCCCCGTGGCCATTGCGGGCCTGCTGGCCCGGAAGAAGTACGTTCCTGAATCCTCGGGGACGCTACCGGTCGATACACCCACGTTTGGCCTGATGATTTTCGCCGTCATCTTCATTATCACGGCTCTGTCGTTCTTCCCGGCCCTCGCGCTGGGACCACTGGCCGAGTATTTTAGCCTGAAGTGA
- a CDS encoding TonB-dependent receptor domain-containing protein gives MKTNVLLIAVFLLTLGFVSPLRAQFPTMGGSTQPKALPGTAGDQSPKGSAKIIGSILDSTQAKGVEFASVALYNKSTGKAVDGTVADEKGKFALTKLVAGDYRILISFVGFRNKTIENLTLTNGQSLDLGVIKLASSVKTLEEVTVVGQGAMIEEKVDRLVYNADKDITAKGGDATDILRKVPLLTVDLDGNVSLRGSSNIRVLINNKPSTIVASSVADALKQIPADQIKTVEVITSPSAKYDAEGSGGIINIITKKNSLQGLNLNVDSGVGNRGSMLSLNGNYRKGKAGFTLGGFGRASYNTITKTNLDQTSQVNGVSTLTRQSGDGHSSFLFGQYNLGFDYDLAKNQSLTAGVRYGARNMLSQQDLVTQLFTNGVAGSTAYRNVDAKNLSGTVDANIDYLHTFKPQQEWSISTLYSRNDLTNNFDADLLSGARELTGRQRNLNKNVNQEFTLQTDYQTPIKKNQLLEFGAKAILREVNSDYKYLLAGPSGTFTTEANNTLGELTYHQNIAAGYSSYTYTTKNRYTFKGGLRYEHTFIDASTREGGNLGVGDYGVLVPSVNASKTFKGTTFKLGFNRRIQRPGLQQLNPNFNAANPQNITIGNPTLRPELTNNFELGLSKTIKKTFINATFFGRVTNNAITQISRPSDTLAGAIVTTYQNIGRQYTYGTNIFGNVAVTSKINVGVFLNTFYTSLTGQTAGADGVSTTLTNTGINISGGSFASAQFKNGWGAQAFGFLQGSQVQLQGRQGGFGFYTVGVKKDFNSKKGSVGIAAENFLNNRFNIHTVLNSPLFSQVNDVYLYNRGIRLTFTYKIGKMTMEAPRKKAKSVNNDDVKSDGQTQSGGTTTGGGQPRQ, from the coding sequence ATGAAAACGAACGTTCTACTTATCGCTGTCTTTTTACTAACTCTCGGTTTTGTTTCTCCCCTCCGTGCTCAGTTCCCCACAATGGGCGGCTCTACACAACCAAAAGCCCTTCCTGGTACGGCTGGAGATCAGAGCCCCAAAGGGAGCGCCAAAATCATTGGCTCCATCCTTGATTCGACTCAGGCAAAAGGGGTTGAATTTGCCAGCGTCGCCCTCTACAATAAATCAACAGGTAAAGCTGTAGATGGTACGGTAGCCGACGAGAAAGGTAAATTTGCCTTAACGAAACTGGTTGCCGGTGATTACCGGATTCTGATCAGCTTTGTTGGTTTTCGCAATAAAACGATTGAGAACCTGACCCTGACAAATGGTCAAAGCCTCGATCTGGGTGTTATCAAACTGGCTTCCAGTGTAAAAACCCTGGAAGAAGTGACCGTGGTCGGTCAGGGCGCCATGATTGAAGAGAAGGTGGACCGGCTGGTTTACAATGCGGATAAAGACATTACCGCTAAAGGTGGTGATGCTACCGACATTCTACGTAAAGTGCCCCTGCTCACGGTTGATCTGGATGGAAATGTATCCCTGCGGGGCAGTTCCAATATACGGGTGCTGATTAACAACAAGCCTTCTACTATCGTGGCCAGCAGTGTTGCCGATGCCTTGAAGCAAATCCCTGCGGACCAGATTAAAACCGTCGAAGTAATTACCAGCCCATCGGCCAAGTATGACGCGGAAGGTTCGGGTGGTATCATCAACATTATTACCAAAAAGAACAGCTTACAGGGTCTGAATCTGAATGTCGATTCGGGTGTGGGTAACCGGGGTTCGATGCTTTCGCTCAACGGCAACTACCGCAAAGGCAAAGCAGGTTTCACGCTGGGTGGCTTTGGCCGGGCAAGTTACAACACCATCACCAAAACCAACCTCGACCAAACCAGTCAGGTAAACGGTGTGTCGACGCTGACCCGTCAATCGGGCGATGGCCACAGCTCATTCCTGTTCGGGCAATATAACCTGGGCTTCGATTATGACCTGGCCAAAAACCAGAGTTTAACGGCGGGCGTACGGTATGGTGCGCGTAACATGCTCAGTCAGCAAGATTTAGTGACGCAATTATTCACCAACGGAGTGGCTGGTTCAACGGCTTACCGGAACGTGGATGCCAAGAACCTATCAGGCACGGTAGATGCGAACATTGATTACCTGCATACCTTCAAACCCCAGCAGGAATGGAGTATTTCGACGCTCTACAGCCGGAATGACCTGACCAACAACTTCGACGCCGACTTACTGAGTGGTGCCCGTGAGCTAACTGGCCGTCAGCGAAACCTGAACAAAAACGTTAACCAGGAATTTACCCTGCAAACGGATTACCAGACGCCGATCAAGAAAAACCAACTCCTTGAGTTTGGGGCGAAAGCTATTCTCCGGGAGGTCAATAGTGATTACAAGTATTTGCTGGCTGGCCCATCGGGCACGTTCACGACAGAAGCCAACAATACATTGGGCGAGCTGACGTACCATCAGAACATTGCTGCCGGGTATAGCTCATACACCTATACGACTAAAAACCGCTACACATTTAAGGGTGGATTGCGTTATGAGCACACCTTCATTGATGCCAGCACCCGCGAAGGTGGTAATCTGGGAGTTGGCGATTATGGCGTATTGGTGCCCAGTGTGAACGCATCGAAGACCTTTAAAGGAACTACGTTTAAGCTCGGTTTCAACCGCCGGATTCAACGTCCTGGTCTTCAGCAGTTGAACCCTAACTTCAACGCTGCCAACCCGCAGAACATCACTATTGGTAACCCAACCCTACGTCCTGAATTAACTAATAACTTTGAACTGGGCTTGAGCAAAACCATCAAAAAGACGTTCATCAACGCTACGTTCTTTGGCCGGGTAACCAACAATGCCATCACGCAGATTAGCCGGCCTTCCGATACCCTGGCCGGAGCCATCGTCACGACCTATCAGAACATTGGCCGTCAGTATACCTATGGCACTAACATCTTTGGTAATGTGGCGGTGACCTCAAAAATTAATGTCGGCGTGTTTTTGAACACGTTCTACACCAGTCTTACAGGCCAAACGGCGGGTGCAGACGGTGTATCTACAACGCTGACCAATACAGGGATTAACATAAGTGGTGGTTCCTTTGCGTCGGCTCAGTTTAAAAATGGCTGGGGCGCACAGGCCTTCGGATTTTTACAGGGCTCGCAGGTGCAGTTGCAGGGACGCCAGGGTGGTTTCGGCTTCTACACCGTTGGGGTTAAAAAGGACTTCAACAGTAAAAAAGGTAGCGTTGGTATAGCCGCAGAAAACTTCCTGAATAACCGGTTCAACATTCACACGGTACTCAATTCGCCCCTGTTCAGTCAGGTCAACGATGTGTATCTGTATAACCGGGGTATCCGCCTGACGTTTACTTATAAAATTGGTAAAATGACCATGGAAGCTCCTCGTAAGAAAGCTAAGTCTGTCAATAACGATGATGTCAAAAGTGATGGACAAACACAATCAGGCGGTACAACCACAGGTGGAGGACAACCTCGTCAGTAG